From Lewinellaceae bacterium:
CACTCCTCTGAATTCCAATACTTTGGGATCCCATGCCATGGTGTATTGCATGGCCAGCAGGTTGGTGAAGCCCTTCACCTGGAAAGCCACGCAAACATCGGCGCCGGGGCGAACACGGGCATTCCGGGCGGTGATGGACAGGACATCCTGGCTTTGCGGCGGGACGTAAGCGGCGCGGGAACCGACCACCGGTTCGGCATCAGGCTCGGGGGCGGGAGCCTGGCCGGGCGGCGGCTCTTTTTTCGGGTCCGGATTTTGGGGCAGGGAGGCTTCCTGCTCTGCCGCTGCGCCGTTTTGTCCGCTGCTTTTGGGCTCGGGGCGGCAACTGAACAGGGCTAATGGAATAAATAGAAAGAGCAAATACTTTTTCATGGGCAGTTTTGCCCGCAAAGGTAGGGATATTGAAGCATAGCCGTTCAAGTTGCGTTATCCTTCTTTTGTAAATAGCTTAATTTTGCTACATTGCATTATTGTTATTACCTCAACAACCATTGATCGCTATGAAGCATTACGTTCTTATTCTATTCGCTGCCATGGCTGCATTTTCCAGCTGTGTAACCCAAAAAGAATACCAGGAACTGGAAGAACAAAAAAAATATTACGAAACTGAAGCTCTGATTGCCGATTCTCTGCGCAACGAATACAACAAAGTCGCCGAAGAAAACCGGGAACTGGAGATCGAGTTCCGGAATACCCGCCTCGACCTCGAACAATTCATGGTTACCAATAAAAGCTTGCAGAACAGCTACCTGGCGCTCCTGGAACGGGTGGAGGGCCTCAAGAAAGACCGCAACGAGCTGGATATAACCGCCTCTTACGAAAAATACAACCTGGAACGCCAGCTTTCCGACCAGGTAGGCAACCTCGACGAAAGCCGCAGGCGGCAGGAAGGGCTGGAGTACGAGCTTTACCAGAAAGATAGCGAACTCAACAATATGGTAACCGATTACTCCAACATCAAAGGCACCCTGCAGCAGAGGAACATCCGCATCCAGGAGCTGGAGCAGATGCTGGATGCCAAAGAAGCCAACATGAAGGACGTCCGGGTGGATCTCAATTCCATGGTGAGCCGCTTTTCCAGCAGCGACCTTTCCATTGAAGACCGCAACGGCAAGTTATACGTTTCCCTGAGTTCCAACCTGCTCTTTCCCAGCGGCAGCACCCGCATAGACGCCGAAGGGCAGCGCGCCCTGCGCGAACTGGCCAACGCCCTGAAATCAAACCCCGATATAGATATACTCGTAGAAGGGCATACCGACTCCGACGGCAACGCCCTGAGCAACTGGAACCTCAGCGTCGACCGGGCAGTGGCCGTAACCAACCTGCTCGTCTCCAACGGGGTCAGCCCCGAGCGGATCACCGCCGCCGGCAGAGGCGAATACCTGCCCAAAGCGCCGAATACTACGGCTTTCGGCAAATCGTTGAACCGGAGGACGGAGATCGTCATCTCTCCGAAGCTCGACGAGCTTTACCAGTTCCTGGAAGGGCAGTAAAGAGGATGGTTGTTGGTTGTTGGTTGATGGTTGCCCGTTGGGCTGCCGACAACTAACAATCAACAACTGACAACCCAACCCCGCCGTCCAAAACCGACCGCTATGAAAAGTTGGCTGCTTCTGTCGTTCCTGGCCCTGTGCCTGCCTGCTTTTGCGCAGCAGCGCTGCGCCAGCCGGCCCGGGCCTTCTGCGGAGCCAGCCTTCCTGCCCATTCCGGAAAAGCAAAGCCTTATCACCATCCCGCTGGCAGTGCACATCATCTGGCGCAATCCGGAAGAAAACCTTTCTGAGGAGCAGATACAATCGCAGCTAGGCGTTTTGAACGAAGATTTTCGAGCGTTGAACAGCGACATCGGCGGCGTGCCGGGAGTCTTTGCCGGCGACGTGGCCGATATGGAGATCGAATTCTGCCTGGTGGCGGTAACCCGCACCCAGACTACCTTTGCCAACATTTCCAACCTTTACTCCGGCGGGCGGCGGCGCGTGTGCCACTCCGACCTCGGAGGCCACGATGCCCTGGACCCCGCGCACTACCTCAACGCCTGGGTGGCTGCCCGCAACGACGGCGCCTGCGGAGAAGGCACCTTCCCGGACGATGCGCAGGCGCCGGCTGATGAGCAAGGCATCTTCATCCGCCCCGATTGTTTCGGAACCGTGGGAAGCGCCCGCGCTCCATTCGACCTGGGCCGCACCGCCACCCACGAGATCGGGCACTACCTCAACCTGAAGCACCTCTGGGGCGAGGGCCTGGAAGACCCTCTTTGCCAATCGGACGACATGGTAGCGGATACCGAAGAGCAGGCGTACAGCTATTCCGAATTTACCGGCGGGAACTGCCCCGTCCACCCTTCCTTCTCCTGCGGCACGGCCGATATGTTCATGAACTTCATGAACCTGCCCGCCGACCGCTGCATGGCTATGTTCACCCGCGGGCAGAAACAGCGGGCCCGGGCCGCCATAACTGCTTTTCGGCCGGGCCTGCTCGCCTCCTCCTGCCTGCCGGTAGCATCGGCGCCAACACCGGCGCAGGAGGCGGAGCCGGCCCTGCTCCACAACCCCGCTTCCGCAGAAACAGCCCTCCTCCTATCTCCAAAAGATAAATACGAGATCGCAATTTTTGACGCCGCCGGCCGTTTAGTATTCAACGACCCCAATGCTTCCGGCGCGCTCTATCACATTTACTCCGGCACATTCATTAACGGAATCTATTATATAAAAATCAGGAATGGAAGGAAAATACACGTTAAAAAGCTTATTATTGCCAGGTAATCCCATAGCAAAAAAGAATTAAATTTTTTGCCCGGATGTAACCAAAGGCAAAGCTCACATTATGAGTGGGCAAATGGGCAACAACAATCACAATCCACGCTTAAACCAAACCTTGTTCCTGATGAGTATTAATCATCTTATACCCCCCAGGACACTGGGCCTTTCTGTAGTTTCCTTCGTTTTAATCGCCTTGATGTTCGCCGGCTGTGGCCCCAGCGCCAATATGAGCCTCAACAACATGGATAAGGTCATTGAAATGACGAAGGGCCCCTGCTACGGCCGCTGTCCTGTTTTTACTCTGACTATCTACGAAAACGGCATTGTCAGCTACAAAGGAGAACGATATACCGACCGCCTTGGCACCTACGTCAAGAAGCTGGAAAAAGGTGAGATGGAACGCCTGCTGCGCGAATTTAAAAATGCCAACATCTGGCAATACAAAGACGCGTACCGGGGCCGGATACCAGATATGCAAAGCGTCTCGATTACCTACTACGAAGGCAGCAAGAAGAAAACGGTGACGGGAAAAGAGATACGCCCGAATCCGGTGAAATGGCTGGAAAGCCTGCTCGACCAGGTCGCCCAGTCCAACGTCGGCTGGATACTGAAGGAGGCGCCGGCGGAAAGCGCCCCCGACTACCTCATCGCCAATGAGCTGGTGGTGGAGCTGGCCGAAAACGTCGACCCGGAAGAATGGGCCAAAAGCTACGTGCAGGCCGATATGCTGCTGGAAAAACGCCTCAACGAAACCGAATTCTGGATTTTTTCCTTCGACGACGGGCTCATTTCGCCTGAAGTCATGCTGGAACAGGTGCGCACGGATCAAGACGTGATCAGCGCCGAGTTCAACAAACAGATTTACAACAAGCTGAACGAAAAGGAGGGCGCCGGCAAGGACGGTAAAAAAGATAGTGCTACTAAACAGCAAGCGGTAAAGCAGCAATACCGGTAAGCGCTGAAATGGACGCCGACTTTATGACCTGCATGTTTGCCAGAGGCGCAGACATGCAGGTTTTTTGTAGGCTTTTGTTTGTGTAGTGGCTAGTTGTATCCAGGCCGAATTGCCGACATTGTAATTGTCAAAATTATTCCTTAGCTTTAGACATTCCAAAAACTAAAACCACTTCCCTATGAAAAACGCGCAAATGTGTGTGCCCGCCTTCGCCAAAGCTTCGGCGGATAAATGTGTGTGTGTGTGTGTGTAAAAAGCATGCCAAACTATTTTTGCTGAGCTGGCTCCCCCTTTTCAGCCCTATTTTTCTCTACAGCCAGCAAGCCCTCAATTGCCCGGACCCGCCCATTTACGGAAATTATCTGGAAGGCGATGAGGGTGAAAATTTTCAGGTAAAAGTGTATATGAATTTCATCGAATACGAAAATTACGAATGGATCGACCAGCAGGAAGCGGACATTCGGGCTAAAAGGGCTTTTGATTACCTGAACGGCGTGTTTAATGAAATAGGCATTTTTTTTACTACGCCCGGCAACCCTTGTGGAGAAAATATTGCTGAGGTGTTTTCCGAAATAGACACTACTTATGGGGTCAGCGAGATTAGAGGCTTGGTGCCCAACAGCACACACTCAGACGGCATAGACCTATACTTTCTGGACGACACCAGGCTTTTTGGCGGATCCGCCTTTTCTATTCCCAGCAATTTTTTGCTGCTACAAGGCGAATACGATGACGGCGCCGCTACCCATTGGGCGGGCGATACGCCTGTGCTCATCCATGAAATGGGCCACTGCCTGGGCTTGATGCACCCTGACCGCGATGATTGCGAGGAGCTTATCGATGACTTCTGTCCTAACGGTACAACGAGCGATTATTGCACCGGCGACCACATTTCCGATACGCCGCCTGTCACCTCTACCTCCTGCAATAGCCTGCTGGGGGATAACTATATGTCCCTTACCGACGACCCGTTTTGCCGGGTGGAGTTCACCGAAGAGCAAGGCCAGCGCATGCGGGCCTATCTGCGGCAAACTTCTCTGCTGGAAGACGTGCAACCTGGCGCCGATGAATTCCCGGATTCTTCCATTTCCTCTCCTTCCGGGGATATCATCGTCACATCGGGTGAACTGCTCATCGACAGCCCCCTGGAGATGCTGCCGGGCGCCTCCATTATTGTGGAAAAAGGCGCTACCCTGCGGGTAAAATCCACTATCACCGGCGCCTGCGGGAAATTGTGGAAGGGCATTTTGGTAAAGGGGAGTTTCAGTAGCCCACAATCGACATCCGCACAAGGGCAGGTGGTCGTGCAGGGCAATAATGCGTTGATCGAGAACGCCGAGTGCGCCATCCGGCAGGAGGCCGCTACCGGCGGCGGTATCATCAAAGTGTGGAGCGGCACTTTAAAAAACAACCTCAAGGGGATCGTATTTACCCCCTACGGCCAGCGCAG
This genomic window contains:
- a CDS encoding T9SS type A sorting domain-containing protein; translated protein: MKSWLLLSFLALCLPAFAQQRCASRPGPSAEPAFLPIPEKQSLITIPLAVHIIWRNPEENLSEEQIQSQLGVLNEDFRALNSDIGGVPGVFAGDVADMEIEFCLVAVTRTQTTFANISNLYSGGRRRVCHSDLGGHDALDPAHYLNAWVAARNDGACGEGTFPDDAQAPADEQGIFIRPDCFGTVGSARAPFDLGRTATHEIGHYLNLKHLWGEGLEDPLCQSDDMVADTEEQAYSYSEFTGGNCPVHPSFSCGTADMFMNFMNLPADRCMAMFTRGQKQRARAAITAFRPGLLASSCLPVASAPTPAQEAEPALLHNPASAETALLLSPKDKYEIAIFDAAGRLVFNDPNASGALYHIYSGTFINGIYYIKIRNGRKIHVKKLIIAR
- a CDS encoding OmpA family protein, translating into MKHYVLILFAAMAAFSSCVTQKEYQELEEQKKYYETEALIADSLRNEYNKVAEENRELEIEFRNTRLDLEQFMVTNKSLQNSYLALLERVEGLKKDRNELDITASYEKYNLERQLSDQVGNLDESRRRQEGLEYELYQKDSELNNMVTDYSNIKGTLQQRNIRIQELEQMLDAKEANMKDVRVDLNSMVSRFSSSDLSIEDRNGKLYVSLSSNLLFPSGSTRIDAEGQRALRELANALKSNPDIDILVEGHTDSDGNALSNWNLSVDRAVAVTNLLVSNGVSPERITAAGRGEYLPKAPNTTAFGKSLNRRTEIVISPKLDELYQFLEGQ